The following are from one region of the Hyla sarda isolate aHylSar1 chromosome 6, aHylSar1.hap1, whole genome shotgun sequence genome:
- the B3GAT3 gene encoding galactosylgalactosylxylosylprotein 3-beta-glucuronosyltransferase 3, producing MRLKLRNIFLVYFVVSSAGLLYALMQLGQQCDCNHHANPAIDVRRRETPRLRGGENLPVIYVVTPTYARPHQRAELTRLSQTLLLVPALHWILVEDSAERTSLVSDLLAQSELKYTHLNVQTPPAMKLKDSDPNWLKPRGVEHRNEAIRWLHENRSPKDHGVVYFADDDNTYSIKIFKEMRNTLKVSVWPVGLVGGLRYEGPVVSAGKVVGFHTAWKTHRPFPIDMAGFAVSLSLLLSHPKAQFDPNAERGFLESSLLGPMVTAEELEPKADNCTKIWVWHTRTEKPKLKQEDLLEKQGKGSDPRILV from the exons ATGAGGCTGAAACTGAGGAACATCTTTCTGGTGTATTTTGTGGTGTCCAGCGCTGGTCTCCTGTATGCGTTAATGCAGCTTG GTCAGCAATGTGACTGTAACCATCATGCGAATCCTGCCATTGATGTTCGCAGAAGGGAAACCCCACGTCTTCGCGGTGGAGAGAATTTACCTGTTATATATGTTGTAACCCCAACCTATGCAAG ACCTCACCAGCGGGCCGAACTTACCCGCCTGTCCCAGACGTTACTTCTTGTCCCTGCTCTTCACTGGATCTTGGTGGAGGACTCAGCGGAGCGCACTAGTTTGGTGTCTGACCTGCTGGCGCAGAGTGAATTGAAGTACACCCACCTAAATGTGCAGACCCCGCCAGCAATGAAACTGAAGGACTCGGACCCCAATTGGTTAAAGCCGCGCGGAGTGGAGCATCGAAACGAAGCTATACGCTGGCTTCATGAGAACCGATCGCCCAAGGACCATGGGGTCGTTTACTTTGCTGATGATGACAACACTTACAGTATTAAAATCTTTAAAGAG ATGCGTAACACACTAAAAGTATCTGTCTGGCCAGTTGGTCTGGTTGGAGGGCTCCGATATGAAGGTCCTGTGGTCAGTGCGGGCAAAGTAGTCGGCTTCCATACAGCCTGGAAGACGCACCGACCGTTCCCCATAGACATGGCTGGATTTGCAGTATCCTTGTCGCTACTTCTGAGTCATCCAAAGGCGCAGTTTGACCCGAACGCAGAAAGAGGTTTTCTGGAGAGCAGCCTTCTGGGGCCGATGGTCACGGCTGAGGAATTGGAACCCAAAGCTGATAACTGCACTAAG ATCTGGGTGTGGCACACAAGAACTGAGAAACCTAAACTCAAGCAAGAAGACTTACTGGAGAAGCAGGGGAAGGGATCGGACCCCCGAATTCTAGTGTAA